Within the Corticium candelabrum chromosome 6, ooCorCand1.1, whole genome shotgun sequence genome, the region AAGACTTGTGCAATATCAGACCCACTCTCTCGTCCTAGATTACCAAGTACGTACTGTGGCAAGAGCTGCAACAAGCATGCAAGCAACTAGGATGCAGTGGTTTGCCAGAGAATGACTGATGCGCCTTCATTCCTGCCATAAAGTACACCACAGTACTATGCTGCTGTAACTCCACGATgccatacacacatacagtaatGAATACGTATGTACTATGTAGATATGAATATGTACAGTATGATaatttatacatgtatatgtataaacTGGTCATGTTGCACACATGCCTGATGTCAGAATCTCAAACAACTTTTGGTTAGTCGTCAAGGAGATCCCAAAATGAAATGTAGCAACAGAATCTTTATATCAGCCATGTGAACAACTTAGAACTCAAGTGTAAAAACAAGCCAAAGAGTGTTGTTCTAGCtgctgatatatatatatatatatatatatatatatatatatatatatatattatatgatATAACATAGTATATATTCTCCCCTTCTAACCCTCTAATTACTAAACCATATTATTACTATCTGAAGGTAGATCCCACAAAAATCCTCAACAGTATCTACTAGTAACCTTTGATAAATCATTCTAGCATTAAACATCCACAACTTTATTGAGAGATGTTGCAGCAGGTTCTTCTGCATCTGTGAAAATGAGTAAATTGTTACGGCGGATACTCTTGAGCAGATCAACTTTAATTTTTGCAAACTTGCAGGAGTCCAAATCTGTAAGTCTCAACAACAAGCGGGTAAAACTCTCCTCCCACTACCATTACTCTGGCCTCGTGTTCTGCTGCAACACCTGCTTTAACAGCAGCTTTGATGATATGCAGAGGCTGTAAACTATTGCTTCTATTGCTTACCGTGATGTCAAAGTATGCAGCTTGGCCCTCTAAAAATTCAAGGTGAAAATATCATCCGGACGACTGGCATCATAACTGGAGCGTTGTTGCTGTAGTTGCTCTCATTTCACATACAtgaaagatgacgtcacaaagcAAGTTATGCCGTCTCATCCGGAGTGGACCATAACCACAACTTAGTAAATAATCGCCAAAAGTATCTAGAACATGGCCGCAAACCCACTCACGGATTGAGAAGGAAAGGAAAGAGAGGAATTCCAAGCCGTAGCCTTACAGCTAATACAAATTGATGCGATGACATGGCGAGGCTTAGGTGAGGGTTCAGTATTGCCCACAACCAAGCACCAGCATGATTCGTACCAATGGTGGTAAGCTGTGCTTCCTCCCTACAGCTGGCtggctacacacacacacacacacacacaaacacacacacacacacacacacacatacacacacacacacacacacacacacacacacacacacacacacatacacatacacacacacacacacacacacacacacacacacacacacacacacacacacacacacacacacatcacacaacatatatacacgtctgtttgtccaacATGCAATATTAAGGAATACAGATGGGAAGCTTGACAACGTAGACATGGAAGTCATTAAAAGGTCGTCATCAATTTAGTAAACATGCCATCCATCATCGTTTACGTTCACAGCCTAGCATACAGTTGTACACTTACATATATATGCCGTCTTGAATGGGACCTGGCAAGAGTcagtcttttcaaaaattgtCCATAAGCATTGACTAACCAAAGAATTCAAGTCTAGCTCTTTCCAATCAGAAATCATCTGAGAGATAAGCTCTCTGCTTCTAACAATGTTGCGAACAGACTAAATCGATccataaaataaaaatacgtTACATTTCGAACAATCAACTGCACAAAAAGTGAAAATGTTGACCTGACAAAGCTCAGTCAAAGCTGTCTGTCGCCTCAGAGACTTACAAAATTCCTTAGCCACTGCAGATGTCAAAAATCATCATAAACCCAACAATAAATGACAAGTAGATGTTTATACCTACCAACTTTTTTCTGTTTCAACATCTTGGCAGGCACTCCGGAAAGTGCGGTATCTAACCATTTCTGAAACTGGCATGAAAACTGGCGAATCACTGTAGTCAGGCTAGTATAAAGCAAAATGtaataaaaatatgaaaaactATACAATAAAGCTGACCTATCAGGAAGAGCTTGTAACGGTGAAGCAATTAGTATGGCAATAATGacctaacacacaaaatagatAATCAATTGACAGATAtttttctggtgtgtgtgtgtgtgtgtgtgtgtgtgtgtgtgtgtgtgtgtgtgtgtgtgtgtgtgtgtgtgtgtgtgtgtgtgtgtgtcacatgaAAATTTCTGACATAAAAAGACATAAATGCCGTCAGCCAGTACATTGTTGACACGTTTCTTTTGCTACTGGTCATCATCCTTTGGGATGGGCCACCAAAGAccgcagtgtgtgtgtgtgtgtgtgtgtgtgtgtgtgtggtgtgtgtgtgtgtgtgtgtgtgtgtgtgtgtgtgtgtgtgtgtgtgtgtgtgcgcgtgtggtgtgtgtgtgtgtgtgtgtgtgatgaagaTACAGAGCATCTAACATGTATCACCTTAGAAAGAAGACAATCACAGTAGCCAACTATGTCAGTGACAAGATCTAGCTCAAGAAGAGATTGTAAATGATCAGGCAGTCCTTGCCAAAAGTGTAGCAAAAAACTATGAACCTAAACAGAGCAGAAACGATTAAAACTTAGAAGCACATAATCACATGAATCAGTCGTAGTCTTCACGAGGTCTTACATCATCAAAATTTGCTCTTGAAACTGCAATGAGAATTCGCTGACAATGTGTTCTGTACATCATGATGAAAGTCTCTAcctacaaaaacaaaacttgCATCAAGCAACGACTACAACTAAAGAATATAATTAGTAACACATACATTTCAGTTCACATTTGATAAACTTTATTAGCTAATTTCAGTTAGTTAGGGGTTGTTCAAAATTATCCACAATTTCACGAGCGTACAAAGCGCACACTAGAGTGGTAGCCTCTGTATGCTTTATAAAACATTGATCGATAGCAAAAGGCTTATGCTAATTTCTTTGTTGTCCATGGTCGGAATTGCATCATGCATTGTTCCGGTGTTAGTCACCCGTATGTATGggatttgcaaacatgtacgACTGTGGCAGCCTATTTTggttttgttctagaacaacagCAGCTGTTCAAAGAGCTCAGCTGTCTCTACCACAATTTTTCTCAATGTTTTCATCTTTCTCCACTTGAATGACCAAAGCTCGAGCTGACATCATTTGAGCGGGTCAACTGGAATGGAAGGAAAACTGCATCAATGCAGAAGCATTGGCAACACTCTAATAGATGTTACCACGCTCAAGCTAGTAAATTGTGCACCAACAATATTGTGTATGCTTCAGGAGAAAGAAGGAAGCTTCAGAAAAGCATGTGCTTTGTACGGTTGtgaaattgtcaataatttaACGACCCCATAGTAACTTATGATTTCTAACTTCGCTGATAAGCAACTTGTCAATTGCAAGAGCATAAGTACACATtctaccgtatttcttcgactAAACGCCACAGCATTTATTTTTTAGCTAGCGCTCTAACTGTGGCGTTTATTCAGGGGCGGCGTTtaaacaaagaaatacggtaaaaCATCCTCTCAAAGACTGTAGTTTTTTGGAACTCACTACCGTCTCTAATTACAGTCATTCTTTGCTAAtctataaattaaaaaatttgttAACCTCTAGCAAACATTCTAACATGTAAATGATTTTAGTTGGGACTAATCTCCTAGCCATGGTCACTGAACCTTACCAAACAGAGAGGAATGgctacaaacaaaatacagacaaactgatggtCGCTTTGGTTTGTTGAGTCATCTGCTAACACATGACATGATGTTTCCATTTTATGGTtccaacaacagcaactgtaATAATCAAGAGACCATGCAATAAAATAGATGTCTGACAATGGAATTTCACCCAAATTTTCATTTTCCTATCTCTGAAAGAGACAAAAGTTGGTAATCCTAATAGCATTTCAATTTCATTCTGTAGCATATGAAGCATCAGACAAAGAAGTTTAGAAATAAAAAGACACAAAATTGACTATATTTTGATGTAACCTCAGCCTAAAAGCAGCAAGCCACAATAAGCATGACCACAATACATTGTATATTTCATGTCATCCATAAATCCAAATCCCAAATCCCAAATCTCCGTACACACATGGATCATATATACCACACTGCCAATCACTGCCATGACTGTCAATTGACGTTCAATATTGACCAAACTACAGACTACATTTCTAGTGCAAGTCAATCCTCATTCTTTCTTGTCTAAGAAGCTGCAGAGCACGTAAATGTGTTTGTACAAATATGTATAACACGTGACGAATGTTCAGATGTGTCTTATTACTAATTTCGTAACGTTGTTCACTACATGCTTTGATAGCTAAGGCTGTGCTCAAGGTGACAAAACCCATTCATTTTATCAATAGTTCATGCAAGCATCTTGGTGGAGTTTAGAGACCAAACAAGCGATGAGTGATGCGGATTGCATGTCCAGGTTAAGCGATATATCATAACGGTACCTGCAATTCCTTGGGTCAAATTTTTAGACAACGTAAGTTGAATGTTGAATCTAACAAAATGGTGTACActaaaatacaacaataacGACACTGACTGTTGACTTCAATTCAGGTGTTAAGTCCAGATCTTTGGCATTTGGAAATGAAGGAAGAAGACTTCCAACATTGAATCCAGGACTAGTAGCTCCCTGCAAACACAAAGAGTAAATCAATTATTGCAAAAGCTAGAAGACAAGACAAAGTCTACATGACTCTAACTTGATCATAATTCATGTCAGACATTGACAAGCACAACCACAAACGTAGTATAGTTGTACTTTGCTCACCACACAATGAGACACGTACTACATGTAACTATGTAAACCTAACACCTCCTTACAAACTTCAACTGCACTAAAGGCGCCCCTTGCGTTCCAAGGCATTCAGAGAAATGAAAAGCAGATAAGTCAGTCACCACCTTACTCGAACAAAGTTATCACCATTTCCCATATTTCagcataaataaataatattaccAAGCAACTGaaatgtgcgtgcgtgcccACACTCGaagcacatgcatgctcaTACTGCtgctgcatgcacacacacacacacacacacacacacacacacacacacacacacacacacacacacacacacacacacacacacacagtacaatTAATGTCCACGATCCCATGGGACCAATGTCAAACCCCAAAGATGTATGGGAAACCAAGGGACAGTATCAACTTGTATGTTGTACACATCAGTGCCAACCAATAAATTTTCCATAACACATAAACATAGACTAATGACTATGCCAAATCAACTATTACTGCTGATGACCGTGCAATTGCATATTACTAGGTCGCAACAAAATTATCACTTCAGTAGATCGACTTAAAGCAGCTACGCATTCATAATACTACCTCCAAAATGCTATCCCACTTTAGCAGCACTACAGGTACCTACTAGCTCTACTAGATTATAGTCAGTCTGTGAACATCATCTTGCATGACATtgagtaacacacacacacacacacacacacacacacacacacacacacacacacacacacacacacacacacacacacacacacacacacacacacacacacacacacacacacacacacatgcacacatacgcacatatgcacgcatgcacgcacacatgcacgcacacatgcacgcacgcatgcacacgcacgcacacacatgcacacacatgcaaacgcacgcatgcacacacacacacacacacacacacacacacacacacacacacacacacgtgcatataTGCAGTGCAACTGCAACAATGCACTTGCCAGTGTGCAGCAAAATCATTGCAATACAATGCATAACATGCAGTACTACCAACAAACGAGGAGATACAAACAAGAGTGTACAACATACAGCACCCTATGTATACATAATACAGTATTATATACACAAGCATTTAACCTCAAAGATTACAAATTTTAAGAAACTTTATTTAAGAACACGAAACTAGAGTTCATCTTCACTTATGTTCATGTTGTTAGTTACAGTAGTGCTCGACCAACCTAATGACACGCCCTCCCAATACTATACCATGGCAACTTGTCACCTGTCACACTCACGCAGGCCCAATCAAAAGGTTGTTAGGCAATGGCACGACCATGTGAACAAGAACTGATTTGAGCCCCAGGTAACTAACATCCTTACCACAATTCTGTTTCCTACAACTATCTCTACTCTTTTCAAGTTAACTAAACTGCTTTCGTTACTGCTAACCGTCGCTTACCGGTTTTCCTTTAGTCCCGATCTCCTTCTTTTCACCAGCTCTACAGGCCGGAACAAACAGCACGGCTATTACAATGAGGTAGGAAACAAGTGAAGAATATGAAATAGACATTGTATGATATAAATATGCACATCATGTTAGTCGATCAGATGCATGTATCTTTCAAGACGTCAAGAATTAATTAGCACTTACAATGATTTGAAACTCTCTACTTTACCGAAGTACTCAGAATCTTCTTTGATTTGGACACCTTCATAGTGATACCTGTTCCAAACAAAGAAGCCTATACAAGCCACAGTTTCAAAAGAATTAGTTACATGGTAAAGGTGACGTTATATAGCCACACTTGATTAGCTACTAGTAGCTATACACACTTAACTTAATGATATATGGTAACTGTATACTCGGCTACAATATTTATCACTTCATTTAGGTACTTTTGATACCTATTGTGAGTAAGAGGAATATTGCTGAATGGCCATCTTGTACACGTCATGAATGCAACAAGGTAAGCATTCTTTATGTATCAGTCAAACAAGCAGATTGAGAAAAACACAAAAGAATTCTTACATAAGTAAAGAAGCCAAAGCATAAGCCATTGAAGGTTGATACTGGTAATGCTTGATGACTATCATTTGTAATGTAGCTATTAACTCACTGTAATGGCTCTCAAACGTCAGACAAGTTGACATGGTTGCAACAATGAACTCAGAAAATGGTACCAGGCAGCTGACAGATATCTGACCAGAAAATTTTTTTTATCCCGGGCCTACTTGATATTAACATCATCTTTTTATATCAATTACTTTATaagtttgttaattatttaattagcttctatattaattaattactatatgAATTTGTACCCAGAAATTAAAGATAAAAAGTAGTGAACGTAGTGTAGACACAGCATGCTCCTAGGGTATGACTATCAGGGAAGCTTTCTGAAAAATGGAAGTCGCAACAAAAAACCCTCACCTCTTAGCTGGCCAAAACGAGTTAAGTGTGACCTTACAAAACGTTTTTTTGTGACTGTTTTCACCGCTTTGGATCATTGCTGCTCATTGCTGCTCATTGCTTATATCTTGCTAGAGACACAGACCATAACCCTTATCATTGCTACTGCAATGCTAATTTGCAACTTGGAGCACCGAGACTAGGCTACTTCAAACATGTACAGCTAGTATGAAGGGTGACATAATTGA harbors:
- the LOC134181404 gene encoding transcription factor RFX4-like isoform X2, giving the protein MDDGGFANGCSHEEEIPDMENEIECDEFDEEMDVDCDGPSQVVRKMNGWHSETSTGKKTRERQGKTNEPPPEITQWIEENYEVCKGSHVARETVYSQYCHFCQTRGHVAVNSASFGKIMHQHFKGYLKTRRLGTRGQSKYHYEGVQIKEDSEYFGKVESFKSLAGEKKEIGTKGKPGATSPGFNVGSLLPSFPNAKDLDLTPELKSTVETFIMMYRTHCQRILIAVSRANFDDVHSFLLHFWQGLPDHLQSLLELDLVTDIVGYCDCLLSKVIIAILIASPLQALPDSLTTVIRQFSCQFQKWLDTALSGVPAKMLKQKKVVAKEFCKSLRRQTALTELCQSVRNIVRSRELISQMISDWKELDLNSLVSQCLWTIFEKTDSCQVPFKTAYICLDQFQCLLENQLPLEKYAQWIETLMMEFTVMRKRTTDMTSEDTSREFLLKLSFCTAALIKDLTLHSSPSFGSGWSHEVQP